The following proteins come from a genomic window of Flavobacteriaceae bacterium MAR_2010_188:
- a CDS encoding Outer membrane lipoprotein-sorting protein, translating into MFKTNNSKMKITMKRIVTLCIMFIGLVSFSQNNPKAKQILDEVYQKTQSYDNITIDFKYSLNNANENINQETRGDVVMKGDQYVLNVLGVTRIYDGKTLYTISPEDEEVTVSSENTEDENTITPSKMLSFYKDGYTYEMDIVQDVKGRKIQFVKLNPIDTNSEIKQVLLGIDNTTKHIYTLIEIGKNGTKTTLTVNSFKTNEPISKTLFTFDKNKYKDYYINKID; encoded by the coding sequence ATGTTTAAGACTAACAATAGCAAAATGAAAATTACAATGAAACGAATAGTTACATTATGTATTATGTTTATAGGATTAGTGAGCTTTTCTCAAAATAATCCAAAAGCCAAGCAAATTCTGGATGAAGTTTATCAAAAGACGCAATCCTACGATAATATTACGATAGATTTTAAATACTCTTTAAATAACGCAAACGAGAACATTAACCAAGAGACCCGTGGTGATGTGGTGATGAAGGGCGACCAATATGTTCTAAACGTGTTAGGGGTAACCAGAATCTACGACGGTAAAACGCTTTACACTATTAGTCCAGAGGATGAAGAGGTTACGGTTTCTTCAGAAAACACCGAAGATGAAAACACAATTACCCCGAGTAAAATGCTTTCTTTTTACAAAGATGGTTATACTTACGAAATGGATATTGTACAAGATGTGAAGGGTAGAAAGATTCAATTTGTAAAATTGAATCCGATTGACACAAATTCAGAAATAAAACAAGTATTATTGGGTATAGATAACACCACAAAACATATCTATACGCTTATAGAAATTGGAAAGAATGGAACAAAAACCACTCTTACAGTTAATTCTTTTAAAACTAACGAACCTATCTCAAAGACCTTATTTACATTTGATAAAAATAAGTACAAAGATTATTACATCAATAAGATAGACTAG
- a CDS encoding DNA segregation ATPase FtsK/SpoIIIE, S-DNA-T family, giving the protein MAKKTSKKPVKKRTLRKAPNLKLSSQQKLIFGSLLIILGLLLFIACLSFFFTGKIDQSTIDQLGTREVEAENWLNKLGAWISDLFINKGFGVSSFIFSALLFLSGVYVTLNINKTRLIQHWIWGTLIAIWLSVFFGFFSEKYDALGGTIGYEMNSFLQDYLGVIGTALLLLFCLIIYISLRFKVTGEHFVDLFKRAKRDLKDDYKAGKEFRTASSNSSESYMSLDNDLSAEAEEIKSAFEISLDEAKEKEKERQKEMSKVESKPLVIVQEEEEIEEPTLDMEVETIEEEISESDNLSNKLVEDFGQFDPTLELSKYQFPPLDLLRKYDAEGITINQEELEENKNKIVETLNNYKIGISSIKATIGPTVTLYEIVPEAGVRISKIKNLEDDIALSLAALGIRIIAPIPGKGTIGIEVPNKNATIVSMRSVIASQKFQKSEMELPIAFGKTISNETFVVDLAKMPHLLMAGATGQGKSVGLNAVLTSLLYKKHPAEVKFVLVDPKKVELTLFNKIERHYLAKLPDSEEAIITDNTKVINTLNSLCIEMDNRYEMLKNAMVRNIKEYNDKFKARKLNPNEGHQFLPYIVLVVDEFADLIMTAGKEVETPIARLAQLARAIGIHLIIATQRPSVNVITGIIKANFPARIAFRVTSKIDSRTILDTSGADQLIGRGDMLFTQGNDVTRIQCAFVDTPEVESVTEFIGSQKAYPDAYILPEYVGEENGTSLDIDISERDKLFRDAAEIIVTAQQGSASLLQRKLKLGYNRAGRLIDQLEAAGIVGGFEGSKARQVLITDLNALDQLLENENV; this is encoded by the coding sequence ATGGCGAAGAAGACAAGTAAAAAACCCGTTAAGAAAAGAACCCTGAGAAAAGCTCCGAACTTAAAACTGTCGAGCCAGCAAAAATTGATTTTTGGGAGTCTTCTTATCATTTTAGGTCTTTTATTATTCATTGCTTGTCTTTCATTCTTTTTCACTGGAAAAATTGATCAAAGTACGATAGACCAATTAGGCACACGAGAGGTCGAAGCTGAAAATTGGCTCAATAAACTCGGCGCTTGGATCAGCGATCTTTTTATAAATAAAGGATTTGGGGTTTCCTCATTTATTTTTTCTGCCCTACTTTTCCTTTCTGGAGTCTACGTGACTTTAAATATCAATAAGACTAGACTAATACAACATTGGATCTGGGGAACCCTTATCGCTATATGGCTTTCGGTTTTCTTTGGATTTTTCTCTGAAAAATATGATGCTCTCGGTGGGACTATCGGGTATGAGATGAACTCTTTTTTACAAGATTATCTTGGCGTTATCGGTACCGCACTCCTGCTGTTGTTCTGTCTTATCATATATATATCTCTTCGATTCAAGGTTACCGGCGAGCATTTTGTTGATCTTTTTAAAAGAGCTAAAAGGGATTTAAAGGACGATTATAAAGCTGGAAAGGAATTTAGAACTGCTTCTTCCAACAGCTCGGAAAGCTATATGTCTTTAGACAATGATTTAAGTGCCGAGGCCGAAGAGATAAAATCTGCTTTTGAAATCTCTTTAGATGAAGCAAAGGAAAAAGAAAAAGAAAGACAGAAAGAAATGTCCAAAGTAGAATCTAAGCCTCTGGTCATCGTTCAGGAAGAAGAAGAAATTGAAGAGCCAACCTTAGATATGGAAGTTGAAACCATCGAAGAAGAGATTTCTGAATCGGACAATCTTTCCAATAAATTGGTTGAGGATTTTGGACAATTTGATCCGACTTTAGAATTGAGCAAATATCAATTTCCTCCGCTGGATCTTTTAAGAAAATATGATGCTGAAGGCATCACGATCAACCAAGAAGAATTAGAGGAAAATAAAAATAAGATTGTTGAAACCCTAAACAATTATAAAATTGGGATTTCGAGCATTAAGGCAACCATTGGGCCAACGGTAACCTTGTATGAAATTGTCCCTGAAGCCGGAGTGAGGATTTCAAAAATAAAAAATCTAGAAGACGACATTGCCCTTTCTTTGGCAGCTCTAGGTATTAGGATTATTGCACCAATTCCTGGTAAAGGAACTATTGGTATAGAGGTACCAAATAAAAATGCAACCATCGTTTCAATGCGGTCGGTTATCGCTTCCCAAAAATTCCAGAAATCTGAAATGGAATTACCGATTGCTTTTGGTAAGACCATTAGCAATGAAACCTTTGTGGTAGACCTTGCTAAAATGCCTCACCTTCTTATGGCGGGTGCAACGGGTCAAGGTAAGTCGGTTGGTTTAAATGCAGTCCTTACGTCCCTGCTTTATAAAAAGCATCCTGCCGAAGTAAAATTTGTACTTGTAGATCCTAAGAAAGTGGAGCTCACTCTTTTCAATAAAATTGAAAGACATTACCTCGCGAAACTACCGGATTCTGAAGAAGCTATTATCACCGACAATACCAAGGTTATCAATACTCTGAATTCACTTTGTATTGAGATGGATAACCGTTACGAAATGCTTAAGAACGCCATGGTTCGTAACATTAAGGAATATAACGACAAGTTTAAAGCTAGAAAACTCAACCCTAATGAAGGGCATCAATTTTTACCTTACATCGTTTTGGTGGTAGATGAGTTCGCCGACCTTATTATGACCGCCGGTAAAGAGGTAGAAACTCCTATCGCGCGTTTGGCACAGCTAGCACGTGCAATTGGTATCCACTTGATTATTGCCACCCAACGTCCTTCGGTAAATGTTATTACCGGAATCATTAAGGCGAATTTCCCCGCCCGTATCGCTTTTAGGGTAACTTCAAAAATAGATTCTAGAACTATTCTTGATACCAGCGGCGCAGACCAACTTATTGGTCGTGGAGATATGCTTTTTACTCAAGGGAATGATGTAACGAGAATACAATGTGCCTTTGTAGATACTCCAGAAGTGGAAAGTGTTACCGAGTTTATCGGCTCACAAAAAGCTTATCCAGATGCGTACATTTTACCAGAGTATGTTGGTGAGGAGAATGGCACAAGTCTTGATATAGATATCAGCGAACGCGATAAGCTGTTTAGGGACGCCGCTGAAATTATAGTTACCGCCCAACAGGGTTCAGCTTCTTTGCTTCAACGTAAATTAAAACTTGGATATAATAGAGCCGGAAGGCTTATTGATCAACTAGAAGCCGCCGGAATTGTCGGAGGTTTTGAAGGCAGCAAAGCCAGACAGGTTTTAATTACTGATCTAAATGCCTTAGACCAGTTACTCGAAAATGAAAATGTTTAA
- a CDS encoding diacylglycerol kinase (ATP), whose amino-acid sequence MTKKKDNLFINRVKSVGFAFKGAVYLIKNESSIQIQFVIAIIMTIAGFYFKLSSTEWLIQIAFIGMVMSIEGLNTAVEYIADFVHPDFHTAIGVIKDIAAGAVFIASTAAIIAGLIIYIPKFL is encoded by the coding sequence ATGACCAAAAAAAAAGATAATCTTTTTATAAACCGAGTTAAAAGCGTTGGTTTCGCATTTAAAGGCGCCGTTTATCTGATCAAAAATGAATCGAGTATTCAGATTCAGTTTGTGATTGCGATTATTATGACTATCGCTGGATTTTATTTTAAATTATCTTCAACAGAATGGTTGATCCAAATTGCTTTTATCGGGATGGTAATGAGTATTGAAGGTTTAAATACTGCGGTAGAGTACATTGCAGATTTTGTTCATCCAGACTTTCATACCGCCATCGGAGTTATTAAGGATATTGCCGCAGGGGCAGTTTTTATTGCTTCTACGGCAGCTATTATAGCTGGGCTTATTATCTATATTCCAAAGTTTCTATAA
- a CDS encoding thiol peroxidase (atypical 2-Cys peroxiredoxin), giving the protein MANIILRGNKNHTSSDLPPVGKKASDFSLTASDLSTKTLKDFRGSRLILNVFPSIDTNTCAQSVRTFNEKATQLDNTKVLCISRDLPFAQNRFCANEGIENVVALSDYKTGDFGKTYGLNIVDGPFEALHSRCIIVIDENGTILHTEQVEVISDEPDYDKAISALDQ; this is encoded by the coding sequence ATGGCCAATATAATCTTAAGAGGTAATAAAAATCATACTTCAAGTGATCTGCCGCCCGTTGGAAAAAAAGCATCTGATTTTTCTCTTACCGCCTCAGACCTTTCAACAAAAACCTTAAAAGATTTTAGAGGAAGTCGATTGATATTGAATGTATTTCCAAGTATCGATACAAATACCTGTGCCCAGTCTGTAAGAACGTTCAACGAGAAGGCAACCCAATTAGATAATACCAAGGTATTGTGTATTTCGCGCGATTTACCCTTTGCTCAAAATCGTTTTTGTGCAAATGAGGGCATTGAAAATGTAGTGGCACTTTCAGATTATAAAACCGGGGATTTTGGCAAAACTTACGGTCTTAATATTGTAGATGGACCGTTCGAAGCTTTGCATTCTCGCTGCATTATCGTCATCGATGAAAATGGAACCATTCTCCATACAGAACAAGTTGAAGTAATTAGTGATGAACCGGATTACGATAAGGCTATCAGTGCGTTAGATCAATAA
- a CDS encoding Peptidase family M28 → MEIFQLKSIFTYVLTVLSISAFISCSGTKTQQQNEVNVSESTSSESPKLSEITQSYFDLVRPIIDGETAYETTAFVEKYWRVVGNTGFNESIYWITKHLEEAGYVIEETSSNQERLTYRIEKRALDNPTWEPVSANVSIVGQNSKLLDQTSNRNMVFLNSKSTPNTGVEAEVIYIKDKSDLKTIDVSGKILFAEMSGYYLYGADVFEKGALGIMTYDNPAYLQPEKNITSIQFRSLPAKYIDKAWGIALSYEAKEKLKQELSKGKVSLKVNIKTKSYKSEELTVVATIKGSTLPNESLVFSAHIQEPGANDNATGVGTQLEMAMATSGLIKRNKLDLDRTLTFLWGDEIVSTRRYIKENPESRPEIKWGISLDMVGENTALTGGSFLIEKMPDPSAIYTRGNDKHTEWGGKVLEEKDMKPHYLNDFILSVFKDQGAAENWEVNTNPFEGGSDHTPFLDSDIPGLLLWHFTDQFYHTDNDRIDKVSKTTMKNVGTAALVSAYTLLNSDEITANAIAQQILKAAEKRLEIEFILSKAEISSGKNAMDEIKILKSWNNWYEKALMSVNDIGIKENDLQRHSKQLNEFSENLQSKLKTL, encoded by the coding sequence ATGGAGATTTTTCAACTTAAAAGCATTTTCACTTACGTTCTTACTGTTTTAAGCATCTCTGCTTTTATTTCTTGCTCAGGCACCAAGACCCAACAGCAAAACGAGGTAAACGTTTCTGAATCCACTTCATCAGAATCACCAAAACTTAGCGAAATCACCCAGAGCTATTTTGATTTGGTGAGACCAATCATAGATGGCGAAACAGCTTACGAAACAACCGCTTTTGTTGAAAAATATTGGCGCGTCGTGGGTAATACTGGATTTAATGAAAGTATTTACTGGATTACTAAGCATTTGGAAGAAGCGGGCTATGTTATTGAAGAAACAAGTTCGAATCAAGAGCGATTGACCTATAGAATTGAAAAACGGGCATTGGATAATCCCACTTGGGAACCTGTTTCAGCAAATGTTAGTATAGTTGGGCAAAACTCAAAACTTTTAGACCAAACTAGCAACCGAAATATGGTCTTTCTTAATTCTAAATCGACGCCAAATACAGGAGTTGAAGCTGAGGTAATTTATATAAAAGATAAAAGTGATTTAAAGACAATAGATGTTTCGGGCAAAATCCTTTTTGCTGAAATGTCTGGCTACTATTTATACGGCGCAGATGTATTTGAAAAAGGAGCTCTTGGGATTATGACTTACGATAACCCAGCATATCTTCAACCTGAAAAAAATATAACCTCTATTCAATTTAGAAGTTTACCTGCCAAGTATATCGATAAAGCATGGGGGATTGCACTTTCGTATGAAGCAAAGGAAAAATTAAAACAAGAATTATCTAAGGGAAAGGTGAGCTTAAAGGTGAATATAAAGACCAAATCCTACAAATCGGAAGAACTAACCGTGGTAGCCACTATAAAAGGGTCGACTCTTCCAAACGAGAGTTTGGTATTTAGTGCTCATATTCAAGAACCGGGAGCTAACGACAACGCAACCGGGGTTGGCACACAGCTAGAAATGGCAATGGCGACTTCGGGTTTAATAAAAAGGAATAAACTAGATTTAGACCGCACCCTGACCTTTTTATGGGGAGATGAGATAGTTTCGACCCGACGTTATATAAAAGAAAATCCGGAATCTCGACCAGAAATCAAATGGGGAATCAGTTTGGACATGGTAGGCGAAAATACCGCTTTAACCGGCGGCTCTTTCCTTATTGAAAAAATGCCAGACCCCAGCGCTATTTATACCCGAGGTAACGATAAGCATACCGAATGGGGCGGCAAGGTATTGGAAGAAAAGGATATGAAACCTCATTACCTGAATGACTTTATCCTTTCTGTATTTAAAGACCAAGGAGCGGCAGAAAACTGGGAAGTCAACACCAATCCTTTTGAAGGCGGAAGTGATCATACACCATTTTTAGATTCCGACATTCCGGGTTTATTGCTTTGGCATTTCACCGATCAATTTTATCATACCGATAACGACCGCATCGATAAGGTTTCAAAAACTACCATGAAAAATGTTGGAACAGCGGCGTTGGTCAGTGCGTATACCTTGTTGAATTCCGACGAAATAACCGCCAATGCTATTGCTCAACAAATTTTGAAGGCTGCTGAAAAACGTTTAGAAATCGAGTTTATTTTAAGTAAGGCCGAAATTTCTTCTGGTAAAAATGCTATGGACGAAATTAAAATTTTAAAAAGTTGGAACAATTGGTATGAGAAGGCATTAATGTCAGTTAACGATATCGGGATTAAAGAAAATGACCTACAGAGACATAGCAAGCAATTAAATGAGTTTTCGGAGAACCTCCAATCTAAATTGAAAACTCTATAA
- a CDS encoding nudix-type nucleoside diphosphatase, YffH/AdpP family has protein sequence MANNQIKNLKKEILSDNWYTLNKVTYDYHKKDGSWETQSREAYDRGNGAVILLFNKSKNKVVLTKQFRLPTYLNGNGDGMLIEACAGLLDNDKPEECIKKETEEETGYRIDNVKKVMESYMSPGSVTKILYFFIAEYSKDMKVSDGGGLDSEHENIEVLELDFEKAYRMISTNEIKDAKTIMLLQYAKINGLFNS, from the coding sequence ATGGCAAATAATCAAATTAAAAACCTGAAGAAGGAAATTCTTTCGGATAATTGGTATACTCTAAATAAAGTCACCTACGACTATCATAAAAAAGATGGTAGCTGGGAAACCCAATCCCGTGAAGCTTACGACCGCGGAAATGGGGCGGTAATTTTACTCTTCAATAAATCTAAAAACAAGGTAGTTCTTACCAAACAATTTAGATTGCCTACCTATTTAAATGGTAACGGGGACGGAATGTTGATTGAGGCCTGCGCCGGATTGTTAGATAATGACAAGCCAGAGGAATGCATCAAAAAGGAAACGGAGGAAGAAACCGGTTATAGAATCGACAACGTTAAAAAGGTGATGGAATCTTATATGTCACCAGGGTCGGTTACAAAAATTTTATACTTTTTTATTGCCGAATATTCTAAGGACATGAAGGTGAGCGATGGCGGTGGACTTGATTCTGAACACGAAAACATAGAAGTGTTAGAGCTAGATTTTGAAAAAGCCTACCGCATGATTTCGACTAATGAAATCAAGGATGCCAAGACTATCATGCTTTTGCAGTATGCGAAAATTAACGGTTTATTTAATTCCTAA